The genomic DNA tatcatttttagtggttttaagtagcatttcaaACCACGGTAAATCGTACCAAACCAGACCACAAATACGATGCGGTTTGGCCGCACCTAAACCAGACTGCGGTCTGGTTTAGTTGAAAAACTGCACCAGCAATTTGacgtgctgaaaatgattcaaaTCAGCCAAACCACACCGCGCACACCCCTACTTCTATGCGATAACCTAGCCCTATCACAATGGGGTTTGTAGTGGCACCACGCTTGAACTTTGAcgtatacagagagagagagaaagatagggCGCATTTGGGAACCTTAATCTAGAACCAATATAGTTGGCTTCTAAATTAAGATTTTCAAGAAagtcagagagagaaagagagaagtgCCCACAACCGATCTCTTTTTTTGATATTGACAATGGCGATAACAGCAATGACTTCATTCCACCTCCTTTCTCCCCTTTCCATTCTCTTTCTATCCTTCTTTCTCCATTTCTTACTTCTCGCTTACTTTTGACAATCACAACCCATCACTTCAACTAAGGGAGAGTAATAGGGTATTAGAGAAACCTCATCGCCCTCTTCCATTTTTTAAAGGTGCATGAACTTGTCTTCccaattttgtttaaaaaaaaccaccctcataaaaattaaataattccttaTTCGGAACTCACAATTCTCCTTAAATGCACTCCCCCATGCGAAATTCTATATCCCTGACCTGACCTTGTGATTGTTCAGAAAGTCATGGAAACACACGAGAAGTTATGGGACATGTTCCTAAAtcctaacaaaaataaaataaaatatatgccCGTATGTAGACAATTCTGTTAAAATGGAGTAGGACCAAGCAGTGGCACACATCACAAGCAAGGATAGCATTCGTGTATGCCAATGGCTGCCGAATCACCACAATTACTGCAACTTAACATCAGGAAGCAGCTATATAACGTAGCAAGACAAAGATCAGGATGAATTCGGCCTGAACAAGCAAGCACAATTCCATAGCATAATCAATAAACGTTCACAAATCACTGAAATGTAGAGAGGAAAGCATGGTGTGATTACAATCAATCTCCGTTCAAACCTAAGCTTTTTGGGGCCTTACCTCAAACAGAATGCGGGCAGCCCAACGTCCAAGAGAAGACTTACTTCTTCTTGCCGCCTTTGCCAGCGCCAGACTTGCGCCTGGGGGGAAGCACGATCTCGCCCTTGAGGACGGGGATTTCCATGATCTCGGTGAGCTCGCCGAACTTCTTGCGGAACTTCTCGACCTGGTCGGCGTCCACCAGGAGATGGGAGCGGCCGCCGAGGTAGAAGGGGTGGTTGCCGGACCACACGTCCACCGTGTACTCCTTTTGAGTGCCGCCAGTCGTCATCACCAGCTCGCCGTTGCAGTACACTTTCGCGTCCTCGTAGAATTCCGGATGAATGTCTTTCTTCCGGCAACTCCACTTCGGCCGGCTGGCTCCGCCGGAGCTCGCCTTCTTGCCCGGAAGACACTGAAGATGAGAAGGCGCTGGAGGAGGAGGGAGCTTTCTCTGAAGGAACGTGTTAGGCAGCGTTAAAGCCAtttgttgagagagagagagagagagagagagagagagaattgggacTTGGCGGAGTGGATAACAGCAATGGCGAAGGCTGTGAATTGTGATGATTCAGGGGTGTTAAATTACGGAAACACCCCCATCTGATTCTGATGGGCTTAACTTCAACCCTCTTGGGCTATTCTGACTTCAAGAGTTTCGAGCTTACCAGAGTATGTCTACAAAGAGGCTTTTGGCCCATTTGGGGCCACAAGGGCCTCATAGATTTTTCTTATATtcactaattaaaaaataaaaaaaaacaattctctACAATTGAAAAACTACTATTACAACGTGGttcattttaataatatttttatatataaatctttctAGTTGTGAGGGAAAtttgttttatacaaaatttttgtATAGCAAATTTCATTAGAATTGCATGACACGGGATTGTTACGTAGTTGGACAACTTAATAATTACATAATTGTTCGGAGATAATTTGAGAGAAAAGACGAAACTTTTGGAAGATAGTGGGTTCACACCCCTCGCACGAGCAACATATCAACTCTTTTTGCATCCATGCGTTTGCATGAGATGCggtcatatttttataaatatgattAATGATGTGATAAATCGCGAAAAAGGTGTCTGCAGCTGGAGGATGGCTCCAGTTAAAGGTCGATTTCGACTCTTCTATAACGTCACTTGTTGTGTCATTTACTTAACTTGAAATCCATTCTTATAATGTTACGTGTTGAGTCTtcactttattttaattaagcAAAAGAAAGTATttagcataaaaataaaatatatatacttttggGGAATGTAAGATACAGTAGCCCTGGCTACTTTATGTATTTGCATTTAAAGCGAATTTCATCTGGAAGCAAATGGCATTTAAAACCTAGTTTGATCCCCAAGCATTAATGAACTTCCAACTTTCTGCAATCCTCTACAACCGTGTTTCGTCAGTTCCCAGAATCTCCACCCTTGTTGTTCATATCCTTCGCTTTTTTCCACATCTCAATATCTCGGAGCCGGGCATACATCTTCCGGATCTTGTTCAGCTTAACCGACTGTTCAGCGATCACAGCCGCCGTGGAGGGGCTTTCCGCGAATACCACATCATACCCGTCCCTGAAAGAGTCCATTCCTTCCGTCAGAAGCTGCCAGAACAGCCCGCCAGCGGCAGCTCCTCCGCCTCTCGCCGACGAGTAGATCGCCGAATAAACCGTGTTGAACACAAGGTCCCTCTGGTCGGTGTTGAAGCCGGGATCTTTCCATGATTTCCCGAACTCTGCAA from Diospyros lotus cultivar Yz01 chromosome 4, ASM1463336v1, whole genome shotgun sequence includes the following:
- the LOC127799037 gene encoding 50S ribosomal protein L31, chloroplastic-like, which gives rise to MALTLPNTFLQRKLPPPPAPSHLQCLPGKKASSGGASRPKWSCRKKDIHPEFYEDAKVYCNGELVMTTGGTQKEYTVDVWSGNHPFYLGGRSHLLVDADQVEKFRKKFGELTEIMEIPVLKGEIVLPPRRKSGAGKGGKKK